In one Drosophila albomicans strain 15112-1751.03 chromosome X, ASM965048v2, whole genome shotgun sequence genomic region, the following are encoded:
- the LOC117578201 gene encoding E3 ubiquitin-protein ligase UBR1 isoform X3, protein MDRYDMDDVVVAPPPEHDDGSYPLKEWRLKHQAGTLTRNDLIDYFKKESPKYFEFQNETETVKCMFKESLAKEEIIDVMVEFMLGDNPATALEKLQLEGNTATVCGKVFKNGEPTYSCRECGVDPTCVLCVNCFKRSAHRFHKYKMSSSGGGGCCDCGDDEAWKRDQYCELHLANRKNPLESKIITNAVLERAEVCFSAILAFCVNYLQIEPNASLQCLDGELDGANFCTVLYNDESHTFDQVIQTLTKIAKCRHKDAMEIVAAIDREGRAVVKCDTFKECNDLKTAIENQMIPPSGMLTNPRHSQSLRTSVLNINSVACQQFALQLLSWFQEFLVRHYLFRKRFAQLVQQKNESFCIRLILEYDVKLWKTARTCWHRLLISGMLMEYENKMVLAQEFSRRYATIVQDFISDDHDHSFSIVSLSVQLFTVPSIAHHLIAQESILYKLLHTFYHVAIEKFIHNRRLHFSKNIASMAFFKRANYILYDLRYLLSLKPEVLSNKLRNGFIEGCKALMPVLNVMQGMESITRQMGQHMDYEPEWECAFNLHIKLASTISQVIEWAASDVTLLRKLYKKTVQALLSNNFIVGNEKVEPKTVAGHVADCLIYDVSTHPVSIHLPLSRFYAGIYLHLGAHDLTYDSLQAETEALNIKLTPREIIEPVLCTQAMIAQVAAGMWRRNGYSLLHQLYFYRNVRCRVEMLDRDIVCLQIGASLMESNEFLIHMLNKFNMIAWAQPNYEAELAQSTVDDEFMRQLSMTDEFLELLIVIIGERWMPGVSLVTEEDRLRKEIIQLLCIKSHSHSELSRALPDGNGGSNDSIIEDVINTVAVFKKPVGAESKGVYELKEHLYEDFNVYFYHYTKEDKSKAEELQRERRKNKNELVCCPPPMLPQLTPAFKSMANILQCNVFLSITTMIMDRALDAHSRSFTESHLQKVLHLLGFAIQEELSEYYPFLSFYERSQKYGVLEKLDELARCPRLEAHRDFVLWTIRRFKELQAKQAPNVSASTSSAASTSAGTSVETAQSDYQPLTSEQQARLEKEARSRLAAERRAKIMAQMQNAQKSFMKSNAEMFASTATEEGAAGAAGVATTSKPATESVMDWDDIPELGAAALIPEPAKTVACLGERRCASEIGDNSFKCILCFEDCCVSSSGSPLVSSAFLQTSRVIYSAPSVGGLKSALHVSCCGHVMHYNCWKEYYSSEETKELRRPQRNRVSLTQAQNVEFHCPYCRTLSNTVLPVSEALAKFSSPLMPAASTGAGAGASSENVLPLDCYVELMRTLASELAYIEHSWPATAAGTAAATTTTAASTSAASPSSALSPSSAAAAAAGASPSLASSSSATSSSSPWSPWSPSSSRSSMMVSDDEWLNNIYPRSADILRRSNIIGDLMQFERSAQVVDKPLMHPNWIEMMGSFHKAMRNATQSQLQGQASKDSSSIAADIELDTVSLLWNTCSYTLQALEVYLYAIQKPLKAELPMRHQSCASNLVRACALYSSTLTVPQLRSQSQQGAKLLDTIFNQKGPSVLEWDCFRMLVQLNFMVPNLLVCADASKAIVASGSMFDFYTLQTCFLANMTKAVICFDYDKEMAKHNDADVEDLLQQSTSTAAPAITMLQYVEQLPAKIKHNLAIFYIKNNMAARVRQFERDGRQREEYEEMELEMSGEDGGATTSTSATTLAGDCTPKHLAMLLEYVKRQQSSFLRCACLFYRCMTDVDFPDTFPTDQPDRFDLMCQYLGLEPQLGVYFDMESVYATMMQSFASHPYIRTELFERSVSKRQGNAPSSSSASSSEKESIALVPCQRPLPHLVTLYEDYSDLINSVSDIFCPNNEREEMKTPTMCLICGTILCGHSYCCQPELGKTNVGACTHHAHDCGAEVGIFLRIRDCQVVYLGRGKGCFVQPPYLDEYGETDQGLRRGNPLRLCKAAYDRIFLQWLGHNLHEEIARLNENASVAVTQWHHM, encoded by the exons ATGGATCGCTACGATATggacgatgttgttgttgcgccacCGCCCGAACACGACGACGGCAGTTATCCATTAAAGGAATGGCGCCTCAAGCATCAGGCTGGCACATTGACACGCAACGATTTAATCGACTACTTCAAAAAGGAATCGCCAAAGTATTTcgaatttcaaaatgaaacagaaacag TGAAATGCATGTTCAAGGAGTCACTGGCCAAGGAGGAGATCATCGATGTTATGGTCGAGTTCATGCTCGGCGATAATCCGGCTACAGCGCTCGAGAAGCTGCAGCTCGAGGGCAACACGGCCACCGTGTGCGGCAAGGTGTTCAAGAATGGTGAACCCACCTACAGTTGTCGCGAGTGTGGCGTCGATCCCacttgtgtgctgtgtgtcaATTGCTTTAAGCGTTCGGCACATCGCTTTCACAAGTATAAAATGTCCAGTTCCGGCGGTGGTGGATGCTGTGATTGTGGCGACGACGAGGCCTGGAAGCGTGATCAATACTGTGAACTGCATTTG GCAAATCGCAAGAATCCCCTGGAAAGTAAGATCATAACAAACGCTGTGCTGGAACGTGCCGAGGTCTGTTTCAGTGCGATTCTGGCATTCTGTGTTAACTATCTGCAAATCGAACCGAATGCCAGTCTCCAGTGCCTCGATGGCGAACTGGATGGTGCCAATTTCTGTACGGTTCTGTATAACGATGAGTCGCACACGTTCGATCAGGTCATACAGACGCTGACAAAGATTGCCAAGTGCCGTCACAAGGATGCCATGGAGATTGTGGCCGCGATTGATCGCGAGGGTCGCGCCGTTGTCAAGTGTGATACGTTCAAGGAGTGCAACGACCTCAAGACGGCCATCGAGAATCAAATGATACCGCCATCCGGTATGCTGACGAATCCCCGGCATAGCCAATCGTTGCGCACATCGGTGCTGAACATCAATTCGGTGGCATGCCAGCAGTTTGCCCTGCAATTGCTCAGCTGGTTCCAGGAGTTCCTCGTCCGTCATTATCTATTTCGCAAGCGTTTCGCCCAGCTGGTGCAGCAGAAGAATGAATCGTTTTGCATACGGCTGATACTCGAGTACGATGTGAAACTGTGGAAGACGGCACGCACCTGCTGGCATCGATTGCTCATCTCCGGCATGCTCATGGAGTACGAGAACAAAATGGTCTTGGCCCAGGAGTTCTCGCGACGCTATGCGACCATTGTCCAGGACTTTATCAGCGATGATCACGATCATTCGTTCTCGATTGTATCGCTCAGCGTGCAGCTCTTCACCGTGCCCAGCATTGCCCATCATCTGATCGCCCAGGAGAGCATTCTGTATAAGCTGCTGCACACGTTCTATCACGTGGCCATCGAGAAGTTCATACACAATCGCCGGCTACACTTTAGCAAGAACATTGCCAGCATGGCGTTCTTCAAGCGAGCCAATTACATACTCTACGATCTTCGTTATCTGCTCAGCCTGAAGCCGGAAGTGCTCAGCAACAAGTTGCGAAACGGTTTCATCGAAG GCTGCAAGGCGCTGATGCCGGTGCTGAATGTGATGCAGGGCATGGAGTCGATAACACGCCAGATGGGCCAGCATATGGACTACGAGCCGGAATGGGAGTGCGCCTTCAATTTGCACATTAAGCTCGCCTCGACCATATCGCAGGTGATCGAATGGGCGGCCAGCGATGTGACGCTGCTGCGCAAGCTCTACAAGAAGACGGTCCAAGCGCTGCTCAGCAACAATTTCATCGTGGGCAACGAGAAGGTCGAACCAAAGACCGTTGCCGGCCATGTGGCCGATTGTCTCATCTACGATGTGTCCACGCATCCCGTCTCGATACATTTGCCACTGTCGCGCTTCTATGCGGGCATCTATTTGCATCTGGGTGCCCACGATCTGACCTACGACAGTCTGCAGGCGGAAACTGAGGCGCTGAACATAAAGCTGACGCCGCGCGAGATTATTGAGCCGGTGCTCTGTACACAGGCGATGATTGCACAGGTCGCCGCTGGCATGTGGCGTCGCAATGGCTACTCGCTGCTGCATCAGTTGTATTTCTATCGCAATGTGCGGTGTCGCGTCGAGATGTTGGACAGAGATATTGTTTGCCTGCAGATTGGCGCCTCGCTGATGGAGAGCAACGAGTTTCTCATACACATGCTGAACAAATTCAATATGATCGCCTGGGCACAGCCCAACTATGAGGCGGAGTTGGCGCAATCGACGGTCGACGATGAGTTTATGCGTCAGCTGTCCATGACCGATGAGTTCCTTGAGCTGCTGATTGTCATCATTGGCGAACGCTGGATGCCCGGCGTTTCGCTTGTCACCGAGGAGGATCGTCTGCGCAAGGAGATCATTCAGCTGCTCTGCATCAagtcgcattcacattcggaGCTATCGCGTGCCTTGCCCGATGGCAACGGCGGCAGCAATGACAGCATCATCGAGGATGTCATCAATACGGTCGCCGTGTTCAAGAAGCCCGTTGGGGCCGAGAGCAAGGGCGTCTACGAGCTGAAGGAGCATCTGTATGAGGACTTCAATGTCTACTTCTATCATTACACCAAGGAGGACAAGTCCAAGGCCGAGGAGTTGCAACGCGAACGTCGCAAGAACAAGAACGAACTCGTCTGTTGCCCGCCGCCAATGCTGCCACAACTAACACCGGCATTCAA ATCCATGGCGAACATCCTGCAGTGCAATGTGTTCCTGAGCATCACCACCATGATCATGGATCGTGCATTGGACGCTCACAGTCGCTCCTTTACCGAAAGTCACCTGCAAAAG GTGCTGCATCTGCTGGGCTTTGCCATTCAGGAGGAGCTCAGCGAGTACTATCCGTTCCTTAGTTTTTACGAGAGATCACAAAAATACGGTGTGCTGGAAAAACTGGATGAATTGGCGCGTTGTCCACGC TTGGAGGCGCATCGCGACTTTGTGCTGTGGACGATCAGGCGATTCAAGGAACTGCAGGCAAAACAAGCGCCCAATGTGAGCGCCAGCACATCGTCGGCAGCGAGCACCTCGGCGGGCACATCGGTGGAGACAGCGCAGAGCGACTATCAGCCACTCACCTCGGAGCAGCAGGCACGCCTTGAGAAGGAGGCGCGTTCACGTTTGGCCGCCGAGCGTCGGGCCAAGATCATGGCTCAAATGCAGAATGCCCAAAAGTCGTTTATGAAATCGAATGCCGAAATGTTTGCCAGCACCGCCACCGAAGAGGgcgctgctggtgctgctggaGTCGCCACTACCAGCAAGCCTGCAACGGAATCGGTGATGGACTGGGATGATATACCCGAGCTGGGCGCTGCCGCTTTAATACCCGAGCCAGCCAAGACGGTGGCGTGTTTGGGTGAACGACGCTGCGCCTCTGAGATCGGTGACAATAGCTTCAAGTGCATACTGTGCTTTGAGGATTGCTGTGTGAGCAGCAGTGGATCGCCGTTGGTTAGCTCGGCATTTCTGCAGACATCGCGAGTGATTTACTCGGCGCCCAGCGTCGGTGGACTGAAGTCGGCGTTGCATGTGAGCTGCTGCGGTCATGTGATGCACTACAATTGCTGGAAGGAGTACTACAGCAGCGAGGAGACCAAGGAGCTGCGTCGGCCACAGCGCAATCGTGTCTCGCTCACCCAGGCACAGAACGTGGAGTTCCATTGTCCCTATTGTCGCACTCTCAGCAACACTGTGCTGCCGGTCAGCGAGGCGTTGGCCAAATTCTCGTCACCCCTAATGCCGGCTGCCTCAACGGGAGCAGGAGCGGGCGCCAGCTCAGAGAATGTGCTGCCCCTGGATTGCTATGTGGAACTCATGCGCACCTTGGCCAGCGAACTGGCCTACATCGAGCACAGttggccagcaacagcagcaggaacagctgcagcaacaacaacaacagcagcatcaacatcagcagcatcacCATCGTCAGCGTTGTCACCgtcgtcagcagcagcagcagctgcaggagCATCGCCATCGTtagcatcatcatcgtcggcaacgtcgtcgtcgtcaccgTGGTCCCCATGGTCGCCGTCATCGTCCAGGTCATCGATGATGGTCAGCGATGACGAGTGGCTGAACAACATCTATCCCCGCAGCGCTGATATTCTGCGCAGATCGAACATCATTGGCGATTTGATGCAATTCGAACGCAGCGCTCAGGTCGTGGACAAGCCATTGATGCATCCCAACTGGATCGAGATGATGGGCTCCTTTCACAAGGCCATGCGCAATGCCACCCAAAGTCAGCTGCAGGGTCAGGCGAGCAAGGATTCGTCGTCCATAGCTGCCGATATCGAACTGGATACGGTGTCGCTGCTGTGGAACACTTGCAGCTACACATTGCAAGCCCTGGAAGTGTATCTGTATGCCATACAGAAGCCGCTCAAGGCGGAGCTGCCGATGCGGCATCAAAGCTGCGCCAGCAATCTGGTTCGCGCCTGTGCTCTCTACTCGTCGACGTTGACGGTGCCGCAGTTGCGCAGCCAGAGTCAACAGGGCGCCAAGCTGCTGGACACGATCTTCAATCAGAAGGGACCCAGCGTCCTTGAGTGGGATTGCTTCCGCATGCTCGTTCAGCTGAATTTCATGGTGCCCAATCTGCTGGTCTGTGCCGATG CTTCGAAGGCGATCGTAGCGAGCGGCAGCATGTTTGATTTCTACACACTGCAAACGTGTTTCCTGGCCAACATGACCAAGGCGGTGATTTGCTTTGACTACGACAAGGAGATGGCCAAGCACAATGACGCCGATGTCGAGGATCTGCTGCAGCAATCAACATCGACAGCGGCGCCAGCGATAACAATGCTGCAGTATGTGGAACAGCTGCCGGCGAAAATCAAGCACAACCTGGCCATATTCTACATTAAGAACAATATGGCAGCGCGTGTCCGTCAATTCGAGCGCGACGGACGCCAGCGTGAGGAGTACGAGGAGATGGAGCTGGAAATGAGCGGCGAGGATGGTGGGGcgacaacgtcaacgtcagcaACAACGCTTGCCGGCGATTGCACGCCAAAGCATCTGGCGATGCTGCTCGAGTATGTGAAGCGGCAGCAGAGCTCGTTCCTGCGTTGTGCTTGCCTCTTCTATCGCTGCATGACCGATGTCGATTTCCCCGACACGTTTCCCACCGATCAGCCGGATCGGTTTGATTTGATGTGCCAGTATCTGGGACTGGAGCCCCAATTGGGCGTATACTTTGACATGGAGTCGGTGTATGCCACCATGATGCAGAGCTTTGCCTCGCATCCATACATTCGAACCGAGCTGTTCGAGCGTAGCGTTAGCAAACGTCAAGGTAACGccccatcgtcgtcgtcggcgtcgtcgtcaGAAAAGGAGTCGATAGCGTTAGTGCCGTGCCAGCGGCCGTTGCCGCATCTGGTCACACTGTACGAGGACTACAGTGATCTCATCAACAGCGTCTCGGACATCTTTTGTCCGAACAACGAGCGCGAGGAGATGAAAACACCAACGATGTGCCTGATATGCGGCACCATTCTCTGTGGCCATTCGTACTGCTGCCAACCGGAGCTGGGCAAAACGAATGTGGGCGCGTGCACGCACCACGCCCACGACTGTGGCGCCGAGGTGGGCATCTTTTTGCGCATACGCGACTGCCAGGTGGTCTATCTGGGCCGTGGCAAGGGATGCTTTGTGCAGCCACCGTATCTGGATGAGTACGGCGAGACGGATCAGGGCCTGAGGCGTGGCAATCCGCTGCGACTGTGCAAGGCCGCCTACGATCGCATCTTTCTACAGTGGCTCGGACACAATCTGCACGAGGAGATTGCGCGTCTCAATGAGAATGCGAGCGTCGCCGTTACGCAGTGGCATCACATGTAG